In one Candidatus Rokuibacteriota bacterium genomic region, the following are encoded:
- a CDS encoding response regulator → MELQPATILCVDDEPEVLDLLKEYFGLQGFVVLTATNGVEAFLQAKQWMPRAVVMDLFMPRLGGIGALARIKALNPGIAVILVSGMGNALDLVTEAGLSVDAAIAKPLDLAKLSDALARVGVMAPAALAAGHGSHRPRPIRARVLVVDDELELRKMLSEHLQEKGYDVLEAADGEEAMARMPEYRPHIVLLDLMMAGIGGMETLRRVKAMAPETCVIMVTAIEEIESARTALGRGASDYITKPFSLKYLDSVLEVHLLMDRIDPDSK, encoded by the coding sequence ATGGAGCTTCAGCCGGCGACTATCCTCTGCGTGGACGACGAGCCAGAGGTGTTGGATCTGCTCAAGGAGTACTTCGGCCTACAGGGATTCGTGGTCCTCACCGCCACCAACGGCGTCGAGGCCTTTTTGCAGGCCAAGCAGTGGATGCCCCGCGCGGTCGTGATGGATCTCTTCATGCCCCGCCTGGGCGGCATCGGGGCCCTCGCCCGCATCAAGGCGCTCAACCCGGGCATCGCCGTGATCCTCGTGAGCGGGATGGGCAACGCGCTCGACCTCGTGACCGAGGCCGGCCTCTCTGTGGACGCCGCGATCGCCAAGCCGCTGGACTTGGCGAAGCTCTCGGACGCGCTCGCGCGCGTAGGCGTCATGGCGCCCGCCGCCCTCGCCGCCGGGCACGGCTCCCACCGACCTCGCCCCATCCGCGCCCGCGTGCTGGTGGTGGACGACGAGCTCGAGTTGCGGAAGATGCTGTCCGAGCACCTCCAGGAGAAGGGCTACGATGTGCTCGAGGCGGCCGACGGCGAGGAGGCAATGGCGCGGATGCCGGAGTACCGGCCGCACATCGTGCTGCTCGACCTCATGATGGCCGGCATCGGCGGCATGGAGACGCTCCGCCGCGTCAAAGCTATGGCGCCGGAGACGTGCGTGATCATGGTCACGGCCATCGAGGAGATCGAGTCGGCGCGGACGGCGCTGGGCCGTGGCGCCTCCGACTACATCACCAAGCCCTTCAGCCTCAAGTACCTCGACTCCGTTCTCGAGGTCCACCTGCTGATGGACCGCATCGACCCCGACTCGAAGTAG